Proteins encoded together in one Solanum lycopersicum chromosome 7, SLM_r2.1 window:
- the LOC101248408 gene encoding peroxidase 3-like produces the protein MSTFSLGLFVICIVGIFLDASHAQLQLNFYAKSCPKAEKIIEDYVHKHIPNAPSLAAALLRLHFHDCFVRGCDGFILLNFTSSTKNQTEKVAISNQSLRGFSFIDGVKKIVEAECPGVVSCADIVALITRDSVVVTVGPFWNVPTGRRDGKISNASEALENIPPPTSNLSSLQASFANKGLDLKDLVLLSGAHTIGIAHCSSFSTRLYNFTGALGTQDPSLDSEYASNLKGEKCKSINDNTTIVEMDPGSFRTFDLSYYKLLFKRRGLFQSDAALTTSSTTKSYINQLVKGSLEEFNAEFAKAMEKMGRIEVKTGSFGEIRKQCAFVNK, from the exons ATGTCTACTTTTAGCTTGggtctctttgttatttgtattGTAGGTATATTTTTAGATGCTAGTCATGCACAGTTACAACTCAATTTCTATGCCAAGAGTTGTCcaaaagcagagaaaattaTTGAGGACTATGTCCACAAGCACATCCCAAATGCTCCATCTCTTGCAGCAGCCTTATTGCGACTTCATTTCCATGATTGCTTTGTCAGG GGTTGTGATGGTTTTATACTTCTGAATTTCACTTCGAGCACGAAGAATCAGACTGAAAAAGTGGCGATTTCTAATCAATCATTGAGAGGTTTCTCATTCATAGATGGAGTGAAGAAAATAGTTGAAGCTGAATGCCCTGGAGTTGTTTCTTGTGCTGATATTGTTGCCTTGATTACTAGAGACTCTGTTGTGGTCACC GTAGGACCTTTCTGGAATGTACCAACTGGTCGAAGAGATGGTAAAATATCAAATGCTTCTGAAGCATTGGAAAATATTCCACCTCCAACAAGTAACTTGTCAAGTCTCCAAGCATCTTTTGCCAACAAGGGTCTTGACTTAAAAGACTTGGTCCTCTTATCTG GTGCTCACACCATTGGAATCGCTCATTGTTCGTCATTTTCAACACGTTTGTACAATTTCACAGGTGCTTTAGGCACACAAGACCCATCTCTAGACAGTGAATATGCATCCAATCTTAAGGGGGAAAAATGCAAATCAATCAACGACAATACAACGATAGTTGAGATGGATCCTGGTAGTTTCAGGACATTTGATCTAAGCTACTACAAGCTTTTGTTCAAAAGGAGAGGCCTATTTCAATCTGATGCAGCTTTAACAACAAGTTCTACAACAAAATCATACATCAACCAGCTAGTTAAGGGTTCACTCGAAGAGTTCAACGCGGAATTTGCAAAGGCGATGGAGAAAATGGGAAGGATAGAAGTTAAGACTGGCTCTTTTGGGGAAATTAGAAAGCAATGTGCTTTTGTGAACAAATAG